A single region of the Sorghum bicolor cultivar BTx623 chromosome 7, Sorghum_bicolor_NCBIv3, whole genome shotgun sequence genome encodes:
- the LOC8060933 gene encoding LOW QUALITY PROTEIN: proline-rich protein 2 (The sequence of the model RefSeq protein was modified relative to this genomic sequence to represent the inferred CDS: deleted 1 base in 1 codon), with amino-acid sequence MSYQKVPPEEPYPPPGYPRPPPPDVYPPPPWGHGHPPPPPPPQGPYYPPPQHPPPGYQGYFNDPPPHGEYQQQHHHNHGNQGSSSSSGFLKGCLAALAAAACWRNAAAASEMLDIR; translated from the exons ATGAGCTACCAGAAAGTCCCTCCCGAGGAACCCTACCCTCCTCCAG GGTATCCTCGGCCACCACCACCAGATGTGTACCCTCCTCCCCCTTGGGGCCATGGACATCCACCACCTCCGCCACCGCCGCAGGGGCCTTATTACCCCCCACCTCAGCACCCTCCACCGGGGTACCAGGGCTACTTCAACGACCCGCCGCCGCATGGAGAGTATCAGCAGCAGCACCACCACAACCATGGAAACCAGGGTAGCTCTAGCTCTTCTGGGTTCCTCAAAGGATG TTTGGCCgctctc gctgctgctgcgtgcTGGAGGAATGCTGCGGCTGCTTCTGAGATGCTAGATATCCGCTAA